A window from Planococcus maritimus encodes these proteins:
- a CDS encoding ABC transporter ATP-binding protein, whose translation MLETDKLTKKFKDTLAVDDVSLELRKGESVGLLGPNGAGKSTAIAMISTLLKPSSGDVRLHGKSVLKDPGDMRRVLGVVPQKIALYEELSAYENLKFFGRLYGLSGKKLEQRIGYVLDLVGLADRKKELVKHYSGGMQRRVNLAAAMMHEPEVLIMDEPTVGIDPQSRNHLLETIRRLNREEGMTVLYTSHYMEEVEKLCDRVYIMDHGKVIAEGTKEELKAILSDQETVWIEFDQSYPELFKKLSEIEGVQHADIEERSLKLMIPKGMRLLASLFHEAERHGAQVTNVHVQTPTLEDVFLRLTGRTLRD comes from the coding sequence ATGCTTGAAACGGACAAGCTGACCAAAAAATTTAAAGATACCCTAGCAGTGGATGATGTAAGCCTGGAGCTTAGAAAAGGCGAATCGGTTGGCCTTCTTGGACCGAATGGCGCGGGGAAGTCAACTGCCATCGCCATGATTTCGACTTTGTTGAAACCAAGTTCAGGAGATGTCAGGCTACATGGCAAAAGCGTATTAAAAGATCCAGGAGACATGCGTCGTGTGCTTGGCGTAGTTCCGCAGAAAATTGCCTTATATGAAGAGTTGAGCGCTTATGAGAACTTGAAGTTTTTTGGCCGCCTGTATGGTTTGTCGGGCAAAAAGCTCGAACAGCGGATTGGCTATGTGCTGGATCTTGTCGGCTTGGCAGACCGCAAAAAAGAGCTGGTCAAGCATTATTCCGGAGGCATGCAGCGCAGGGTTAATTTGGCGGCGGCGATGATGCACGAACCGGAAGTGCTGATTATGGACGAACCGACCGTGGGCATCGACCCGCAATCGCGCAATCATTTGCTCGAGACGATTCGCAGGCTGAACCGCGAAGAGGGCATGACCGTGCTTTACACGAGCCATTATATGGAGGAAGTGGAGAAGTTATGCGACCGAGTGTATATCATGGACCATGGCAAGGTCATAGCAGAAGGCACAAAAGAAGAGCTGAAGGCTATTTTATCGGATCAGGAAACCGTATGGATTGAATTCGACCAAAGTTATCCGGAATTGTTCAAGAAGCTCAGCGAAATCGAGGGCGTCCAGCATGCGGATATTGAAGAGCGGAGCCTGAAGTTGATGATCCCGAAAGGCATGCGCTTGCTTGCCTCGTTGTTCCATGAGGCCGAGCGGCACGGGGCGCAAGTCACCAATGTCCATGTCCAAACGCCGACACTTGAAGATGTGTTTTTAAGACTGACCGGGCGCACTTTGCGGGATTGA
- the pcp gene encoding pyroglutamyl-peptidase I, which produces MKTLLLTGFEPFLDYTINPTMRVVERLDGEEIGGYRIISRILPVDFNRSGQRILEWIEALEPDAVVSLGLAAGRYKITPERVALNVKDGDQDNEGYQPVDEPISTAGPDAYLSTLPVREMTQALIEAGLPAEISNTAGAYLCNNIMYEGLHYAAMNKPDMLSGFIHIPADHQLAIEHGKLPSWSHEDLARGVRICLETMGQDGRENKA; this is translated from the coding sequence ATGAAAACTTTGCTTTTGACGGGATTTGAACCGTTTTTGGATTACACCATCAACCCGACAATGAGAGTCGTAGAACGGCTAGACGGAGAGGAAATAGGGGGATACCGGATCATCAGCCGGATCTTGCCAGTCGATTTCAACCGGTCAGGGCAGCGCATACTGGAGTGGATCGAAGCATTAGAGCCGGATGCAGTTGTTTCGTTAGGACTTGCGGCTGGACGCTATAAAATAACACCGGAGCGGGTCGCATTGAACGTCAAAGATGGCGATCAGGATAATGAAGGCTACCAACCGGTCGATGAACCGATTTCAACAGCAGGACCGGATGCTTATTTGTCGACTTTGCCGGTGCGAGAGATGACGCAAGCGCTCATAGAGGCAGGACTTCCGGCAGAAATCTCCAATACAGCGGGTGCATATCTATGCAATAACATCATGTACGAAGGGCTGCATTATGCAGCAATGAACAAGCCGGACATGCTGTCAGGCTTTATCCACATCCCAGCAGACCACCAGCTGGCGATCGAGCACGGGAAGCTACCGAGCTGGTCCCACGAAGACTTAGCAAGGGGCGTGCGCATTTGTCTGGAAACGATGGGGCAAGACGGGCGTGAAAACAAAGCATAA
- a CDS encoding ABC transporter substrate-binding protein → MKKLLLLAGGASALLLAACGQEDTATGTTEQKEVLEMGTSAEFAPFESRNPQGDIVGFDIDLANYIADELGVELKITDMKFDGLIGALQNDRVDLVLAGMSATDARKENVDFSTEYNHSGEMFVSAKDSGLETLEDLEGLTVGVQLGTIQEEGAKGIIEEEDIDFELKALDDSGALVQEILSGRIDAAYMDKQVALGYIEAQGLDAFDDPTTASPGMAVAFPKDSDLVDEVNTVLAEMEESGKLDELKDKWLTDEQ, encoded by the coding sequence ATGAAAAAATTATTATTACTTGCAGGCGGTGCTTCCGCATTGCTATTGGCAGCTTGCGGCCAAGAAGATACAGCAACTGGAACTACGGAACAAAAAGAGGTATTGGAAATGGGCACGTCCGCTGAGTTCGCACCATTTGAATCGCGCAACCCACAAGGCGACATCGTTGGTTTTGATATCGACCTTGCCAATTATATCGCAGATGAGCTTGGCGTTGAACTGAAAATCACCGACATGAAATTCGACGGTTTGATCGGTGCTTTGCAAAATGACCGCGTCGATCTCGTCTTGGCTGGCATGTCTGCGACGGATGCCCGTAAAGAAAATGTCGATTTCTCCACGGAATACAACCATTCAGGCGAAATGTTCGTTTCGGCAAAAGACTCAGGACTTGAAACACTGGAAGACTTGGAAGGATTGACGGTCGGCGTTCAGCTCGGCACGATTCAAGAAGAAGGCGCGAAAGGCATTATTGAAGAAGAAGACATCGATTTCGAATTAAAGGCACTCGACGATTCTGGGGCTTTAGTTCAGGAAATTCTTTCCGGCCGTATCGACGCCGCTTATATGGATAAGCAAGTGGCACTTGGCTATATCGAAGCGCAAGGATTGGACGCTTTTGATGACCCGACCACTGCTTCACCGGGTATGGCCGTAGCCTTCCCGAAAGACAGCGATTTAGTCGATGAGGTCAACACCGTGCTCGCTGAAATGGAAGAAAGCGGCAAGTTGGATGAACTGAAAGACAAATGGCTCACAGACGAGCAGTAA
- a CDS encoding amino acid ABC transporter permease, with the protein MNLDFSQIIPYIPFMLEGIWVTLKFVFFAIILGSLLGTGLALFKIGSAKPLKWFADAYTSIFRGTPLILQLMIIYYSIPQLTGYDISPFLSAILAFGLNSSAYISEIIRAGIQAVDKGQLEAAQALGVPYGAMMKDIILPQALKNILPALMNEFITLTKESAIVSTIGYLDLMRRAQVVGADLFRNFEPLLFVGVIYWCLVMGLTVIGRMIERRLKLSD; encoded by the coding sequence ATGAATCTTGATTTTTCGCAAATTATTCCATATATTCCCTTCATGCTTGAAGGCATTTGGGTCACTTTAAAATTCGTCTTTTTCGCGATCATTCTCGGCTCCCTTTTGGGGACTGGGCTGGCATTATTCAAAATTGGTTCAGCCAAGCCGTTAAAATGGTTCGCGGACGCCTATACATCGATTTTCCGGGGGACGCCGCTGATCTTGCAGCTGATGATCATTTATTATTCGATCCCTCAATTGACCGGCTATGATATCTCGCCGTTTCTATCCGCCATTCTGGCATTCGGCTTGAACTCATCCGCTTATATTTCTGAAATCATCCGCGCCGGCATCCAAGCGGTCGATAAAGGCCAACTAGAAGCGGCACAGGCTCTCGGCGTTCCGTACGGCGCGATGATGAAGGACATCATCCTGCCACAAGCCCTTAAGAACATCTTGCCTGCCTTGATGAATGAATTTATCACTTTAACGAAAGAATCCGCCATCGTTTCGACCATCGGCTATTTGGACTTGATGCGTCGTGCCCAAGTGGTCGGAGCAGACTTGTTCCGCAATTTTGAGCCGCTATTATTTGTCGGTGTGATTTACTGGTGTCTCGTTATGGGCTTGACAGTCATCGGGCGCATGATTGAAAGGAGATTGAAGCTTAGTGATTGA
- a CDS encoding amino acid ABC transporter ATP-binding protein, translated as MIDVQALSKKFGDNLVLSDITTSIQKGEVVAIIGPSGSGKSTFLRCLNLLETPSSGNIEVNGKNLTASKKDIHKIRQQIGMVFQHFHLFPHMTVQDNLMYAPMKAKGVKKHEAEEKARQLLERVGLGQKAKAYPNSLSGGQKQRVAIARALAMEPELMLFDEPTSALDPEMVKEVLEVMKDLAKSGMTMVVVTHEMGFAREVADRVLFLDHGVLVEEGEPESFFQQPKSDRARDFLDKVL; from the coding sequence GTGATTGACGTACAAGCTTTATCGAAAAAGTTCGGGGACAACCTCGTATTGAGCGATATTACAACTAGTATTCAAAAAGGCGAAGTCGTCGCAATCATCGGCCCATCCGGTTCCGGTAAATCGACATTCCTGCGCTGCCTCAACTTACTCGAGACACCCAGCTCGGGAAACATTGAAGTCAACGGCAAGAACTTGACCGCCTCCAAAAAAGACATCCATAAAATCCGCCAGCAAATCGGTATGGTGTTCCAACATTTTCATCTATTTCCGCATATGACTGTACAGGATAATTTGATGTATGCGCCGATGAAAGCGAAAGGCGTCAAAAAACACGAAGCCGAAGAAAAGGCACGGCAATTGCTGGAGCGTGTCGGCTTAGGGCAAAAAGCCAAAGCCTACCCGAATAGCTTGTCCGGCGGCCAGAAACAACGCGTCGCCATTGCCCGTGCACTGGCGATGGAACCCGAACTGATGCTATTTGATGAACCTACTTCAGCACTTGACCCGGAAATGGTCAAAGAAGTGCTCGAAGTGATGAAGGATCTTGCGAAATCCGGCATGACGATGGTCGTCGTTACTCACGAAATGGGCTTCGCCCGCGAAGTCGCCGACCGCGTATTGTTTTTAGATCACGGCGTTCTTGTCGAAGAAGGCGAACCCGAAAGCTTTTTCCAGCAACCGAAAAGTGACCGGGCGCGTGACTTCCTGGATAAAGTACTTTGA
- a CDS encoding LLM class flavin-dependent oxidoreductase, which yields MTQKTFQQIPLAVLDLAPVNEGSNATESFANSVELAQHVEKLGFNRYWLAEHHNMPGIGSSATSVLIGHIAGKTESIRVGSGGVMLPNHAPLVIAEQFGTLASLYPDRIDLGLGRAPGSDQATAYALRRTLNSSGDEFPQQVMELENYFSDKPVGRVKAYPGTGMDIPLWLLGSSGFSAQLAAQKGLPFSFASHFAPDFTMQALQLYHQNFKPSASLDSPYAMVGVSLIVADTQERAEWLATSSQQQMFALMKGEPTTFQPPIEDLGSVWTPREIVMFRDKLKSESMIVGTPEVVREKLAAFIEKTRANEVIVSSPIFHQEDRLRSYSLLSDMME from the coding sequence ATGACACAAAAAACATTTCAACAGATTCCTCTAGCTGTGCTCGATTTGGCGCCAGTCAATGAAGGCAGCAATGCAACGGAATCATTTGCCAATAGCGTAGAACTTGCGCAGCACGTGGAAAAACTAGGCTTTAACCGCTACTGGTTGGCGGAACACCATAATATGCCGGGCATCGGCAGTTCAGCGACGTCCGTATTGATTGGGCATATCGCCGGCAAGACCGAGTCGATCCGTGTCGGCTCAGGTGGCGTCATGCTGCCGAACCATGCGCCGCTCGTCATTGCAGAGCAATTCGGGACACTTGCGTCATTGTATCCGGATCGCATCGACTTAGGGCTTGGCCGTGCGCCAGGAAGCGATCAGGCGACGGCTTACGCTTTGCGCCGTACGCTTAACAGCTCAGGAGATGAGTTTCCGCAACAAGTAATGGAATTGGAGAATTATTTCTCCGATAAGCCAGTCGGACGGGTCAAGGCGTATCCGGGAACAGGCATGGATATCCCGCTATGGCTGCTCGGATCAAGTGGCTTCAGTGCACAGCTTGCCGCACAAAAAGGCTTGCCGTTTTCTTTCGCCAGCCATTTCGCACCGGATTTCACGATGCAGGCGTTGCAATTGTACCATCAGAACTTTAAGCCGTCTGCGTCTCTTGACAGCCCTTATGCGATGGTCGGTGTTTCTCTTATTGTCGCCGATACGCAAGAACGGGCGGAATGGCTCGCCACCTCTTCGCAACAGCAAATGTTTGCGTTGATGAAAGGCGAACCGACAACCTTCCAACCGCCGATCGAGGATCTTGGGTCGGTCTGGACGCCGCGTGAAATTGTCATGTTCCGCGATAAACTCAAATCCGAATCGATGATCGTTGGCACACCGGAAGTTGTTCGCGAGAAGCTTGCTGCTTTTATCGAAAAAACCCGTGCCAATGAAGTGATTGTCAGTTCCCCGATCTTCCACCAGGAAGACCGGCTGCGTTCCTATTCATTGCTTTCAGATATGATGGAATAA
- the chrA gene encoding chromate efflux transporter: MAQPQKESRLKLLLEILFVSTRLGLTSFGGPIAHLGYFHNEYVRRRKWMDEKSYADLVALAQFLPGPASSQVGIGIGVMRGGLIGGIVSFIGFTLPSVIALILFALLLQSFDVSDAGWIKGLKIVAVAVVAHAILGMAKNLAPDLKRKALALLALIGTLLWPSSLSQIGVILIAALIGYMLYKNSAETTEGRIKFPVTKKIGALSLMLFFAFLISLPILREVTGSYWVAMFDSFYRAGSLVFGGGHVVLPLLEREFVPTGWLTEEAFLAGYGATQAVPGPLFTFAAYLGTVMNGWTGGLFATAAIFLPAFLLIVGVLPFWDALRTNQKVKGAIMGVNAAVLGILISAFYTPIWTSSITQPADFALAAILFSLLVYWKLPPWIIVLCGALGGTLIAWI, translated from the coding sequence ATGGCTCAACCACAAAAAGAAAGTAGACTGAAACTCTTATTGGAAATTTTGTTCGTCTCGACACGTCTCGGACTGACTTCATTCGGCGGGCCCATTGCACATTTAGGTTATTTTCATAACGAATATGTCCGCAGAAGAAAATGGATGGATGAAAAAAGCTATGCCGATTTAGTGGCGCTTGCCCAGTTTTTACCGGGTCCCGCCAGCAGCCAAGTCGGAATCGGAATCGGGGTCATGCGCGGAGGGCTTATCGGGGGAATCGTTTCTTTTATCGGTTTTACGTTGCCTTCTGTGATCGCGCTCATCTTGTTCGCGTTGCTTTTACAAAGTTTTGATGTCTCGGATGCGGGCTGGATCAAGGGATTGAAAATTGTCGCAGTGGCGGTTGTCGCCCACGCCATTTTGGGGATGGCGAAAAATTTGGCGCCGGACCTCAAGCGCAAGGCGCTGGCGCTATTGGCGTTGATCGGTACCTTGTTGTGGCCCTCATCGTTATCGCAGATCGGGGTCATTTTAATAGCGGCGTTGATCGGCTATATGCTTTATAAAAACAGTGCCGAAACGACAGAAGGCCGCATAAAATTTCCCGTCACGAAAAAAATAGGGGCATTGAGCCTGATGTTGTTCTTTGCCTTTCTTATCTCGCTGCCGATTTTGCGTGAAGTGACCGGTTCTTACTGGGTGGCGATGTTCGACAGTTTCTACCGTGCCGGCTCCTTAGTGTTTGGAGGAGGGCATGTCGTCTTGCCGCTTCTAGAACGAGAATTTGTGCCGACCGGCTGGTTAACGGAAGAAGCCTTTCTTGCCGGGTACGGGGCGACACAAGCCGTTCCAGGTCCCTTGTTTACGTTTGCTGCGTATCTTGGGACCGTAATGAACGGTTGGACTGGAGGATTATTCGCGACAGCGGCCATCTTTTTGCCTGCGTTTCTATTGATCGTCGGAGTATTGCCGTTTTGGGATGCGCTGCGGACGAACCAAAAAGTCAAAGGCGCTATTATGGGAGTCAATGCGGCAGTGCTCGGCATTTTGATTTCAGCGTTTTACACACCTATCTGGACGAGCTCAATCACACAGCCAGCCGATTTTGCATTGGCGGCCATTCTTTTCAGCTTGCTCGTCTACTGGAAACTTCCGCCTTGGATCATCGTTTTGTGCGGCGCGCTCGGTGGAACATTAATCGCATGGATCTAA
- a CDS encoding PadR family transcriptional regulator: MEDKVLRKLFLGFIHIHVLHHAKQSPIYGTWMLEELREHGYSIGPGTLYPILHGMESDGLLLREERKVEGHIRKYYSITEKGSYVLKDAQEKAYELFKEIKD, encoded by the coding sequence ATGGAAGACAAAGTGCTGCGGAAGTTATTTCTCGGTTTTATTCACATTCATGTGCTGCATCATGCGAAACAAAGCCCCATCTACGGGACGTGGATGCTTGAGGAGCTGCGCGAACATGGCTATTCCATCGGTCCTGGCACCTTATATCCGATTCTTCACGGCATGGAATCAGATGGCTTGTTGCTGCGAGAAGAGCGAAAAGTAGAAGGCCATATTCGCAAATATTACAGCATTACCGAAAAGGGAAGTTATGTGCTAAAGGATGCGCAAGAGAAAGCGTATGAATTGTTCAAGGAAATCAAAGATTAA
- a CDS encoding HAD family hydrolase, with amino-acid sequence MIKAVLFDLDGTLLNRDASVASFIAEQYERLRPSLGHIPKALYKERFIELDQRGYVWKDKVYAQLIQEFQIERVAMEFLLEDYVANFRFHCVPFDGLESMLESLKAQDLKLGIISNGKHPFQMGNIDALGIAHHMDVILISESENLRKPDPEIFYRALGRLSVEAAESIFVGDHPVNDIDAAQAVGMFGVWKPSSTLDKAPLANAQIEELDELNRIIEILNA; translated from the coding sequence ATGATTAAAGCGGTGCTCTTTGATTTGGATGGGACCTTACTCAATAGAGATGCGTCAGTCGCCTCTTTCATCGCTGAACAATATGAGCGCTTACGGCCGTCATTGGGGCATATTCCAAAAGCGCTCTATAAGGAACGGTTTATCGAATTGGACCAGAGGGGCTATGTCTGGAAAGATAAAGTCTATGCGCAATTGATCCAAGAGTTTCAAATTGAACGGGTGGCCATGGAATTTCTACTGGAAGATTATGTCGCCAATTTTCGCTTTCACTGTGTCCCGTTCGATGGGCTCGAGAGCATGCTGGAGAGTTTAAAGGCACAAGACTTGAAACTGGGCATCATTTCAAACGGCAAACATCCGTTTCAAATGGGCAATATCGACGCCTTAGGTATCGCACATCATATGGATGTGATATTGATCTCTGAAAGTGAAAACCTAAGAAAGCCGGACCCGGAAATTTTCTACAGGGCACTAGGACGATTGAGTGTGGAAGCAGCGGAAAGCATATTCGTCGGGGATCATCCCGTGAATGATATTGACGCGGCACAAGCTGTTGGAATGTTTGGCGTATGGAAGCCTTCAAGCACGTTGGACAAAGCACCATTAGCCAATGCTCAAATTGAAGAATTGGACGAATTGAACCGTATCATCGAGATATTAAATGCGTAG
- a CDS encoding histidine phosphatase family protein → MATIYIIRHCAASGQEPDAQLTEKGREQAVRLGGFLSDAGIERIVSSPYSRAVQSIEVLAEALAVEVETDERLKERVLSSGNLPDWFEQLKSTFDDHELALEGGESSRQALERIYQVVRELENGDCERTAIVTHGNIMALLLSRYIDGFGFEGWRGLSNPDVFVLMTEPGRTSCKALWEGSIND, encoded by the coding sequence GTGGCGACGATATACATCATCCGGCATTGTGCCGCAAGCGGCCAGGAACCGGATGCGCAGTTGACAGAAAAGGGAAGAGAACAAGCAGTAAGGCTGGGTGGATTTTTGAGTGACGCCGGAATTGAACGGATTGTCTCAAGCCCTTATTCACGGGCTGTTCAATCGATCGAGGTATTAGCTGAGGCTTTGGCTGTAGAAGTGGAAACTGACGAACGCTTGAAAGAACGGGTACTGAGTTCTGGAAATCTCCCGGATTGGTTCGAACAATTGAAAAGCACATTCGATGATCACGAGCTCGCTCTAGAAGGCGGAGAGTCGAGCCGGCAAGCACTAGAACGAATTTATCAAGTAGTACGAGAGCTGGAAAACGGTGATTGCGAACGAACTGCCATCGTAACTCACGGCAATATTATGGCGTTGTTATTGTCGCGTTATATCGATGGCTTCGGTTTTGAAGGGTGGCGCGGGTTGAGCAATCCGGATGTGTTCGTGTTAATGACTGAACCCGGCAGAACGAGCTGCAAAGCTTTGTGGGAAGGCTCTATCAATGATTAA
- a CDS encoding amidohydrolase family protein, protein MKKVKIFDAHLHIIDPRFPVTPNQGYLPPAFTAADYAQSVENFEVTGGAIVSGSFQGFDQSYLLDALDTLGSRFAGVTQLPADTLDEEILRLHDKGVRAVRFNVARGGSETIAQLDRFARRIHELAGWHAELYVDSQDLGELKQTISQLPAVSIDHLGLSKRGFPELLKLVDEGVKVKATGFGRVDLDPSEAIKTIYKLNPEALLFGTDLPSTRAKRAFQASDVTMIQEALGEQEAEKVLYRNALAWYGIE, encoded by the coding sequence ATGAAGAAAGTAAAAATCTTCGATGCCCATTTACATATTATCGACCCGCGATTTCCAGTAACCCCAAATCAAGGCTATTTGCCGCCTGCCTTCACCGCTGCGGATTATGCCCAGTCAGTGGAAAACTTCGAAGTAACCGGCGGCGCCATCGTCTCGGGCTCCTTTCAGGGGTTTGACCAATCGTATTTATTGGATGCACTCGACACACTAGGCAGCCGGTTTGCTGGGGTGACGCAATTGCCGGCGGATACGCTTGATGAAGAAATCCTTCGGTTACACGACAAAGGTGTACGTGCCGTACGCTTTAATGTAGCGCGCGGTGGTTCTGAAACGATTGCTCAACTTGACCGTTTTGCCAGACGCATCCACGAACTCGCCGGATGGCACGCTGAGTTGTACGTCGATTCGCAAGATTTAGGGGAACTGAAACAAACCATCAGCCAGTTGCCTGCAGTTTCAATCGATCATCTCGGATTATCGAAGCGAGGCTTTCCTGAACTCTTAAAGCTAGTAGACGAAGGCGTGAAGGTAAAAGCCACTGGGTTTGGGCGAGTTGATCTCGATCCGTCTGAAGCGATCAAGACTATTTATAAGCTCAACCCCGAAGCGCTGCTATTCGGAACCGATTTGCCATCAACCCGCGCCAAAAGGGCATTTCAGGCAAGTGATGTAACAATGATCCAAGAAGCGTTAGGAGAACAAGAAGCAGAAAAAGTTCTCTATCGCAATGCGTTAGCGTGGTATGGAATTGAATAA
- a CDS encoding HIT family protein, which yields MRTITMANGETVEVECLSCALVNGLIEPEGGVVVETEYFHAHQDVAYPIPGLIILASKRHLKSLDELTEAERLDYITILSEIRKAQRDVLGIESVYYFYNEDTTHHFHTWMVPRYDWMYEFGRSVESVRPVLLHARNEMNDEANVRNVRQAIAALTEELKR from the coding sequence ATGAGAACCATCACCATGGCAAACGGAGAGACTGTCGAAGTGGAATGTTTGAGCTGCGCACTCGTAAACGGCTTGATCGAACCAGAAGGCGGAGTCGTTGTAGAGACAGAGTATTTTCATGCCCATCAGGATGTGGCTTATCCCATTCCTGGGTTGATCATTCTTGCATCAAAGCGCCACTTGAAAAGTCTGGACGAATTGACGGAAGCGGAACGGCTCGATTACATCACGATCTTGTCAGAAATCCGAAAAGCACAGCGCGATGTCCTTGGCATCGAGTCGGTCTATTATTTCTATAATGAAGACACCACGCATCATTTCCATACATGGATGGTGCCGCGCTATGACTGGATGTACGAGTTTGGGCGTTCTGTCGAGTCGGTAAGGCCGGTGCTTTTGCATGCGCGAAACGAGATGAATGATGAAGCGAATGTAAGGAATGTGAGGCAAGCGATTGCGGCATTGACGGAAGAACTGAAACGATGA
- a CDS encoding NUDIX hydrolase: protein MEVWELYDSERNPLGKKHIRGNKMQPGEFHIVVEVITLNADGRIFMTQRDPVKPLPMLWETTGGSVIAGESSLTGALRELEEETGLLARPEELRFLGQTKGGNYFLDSYVWRCKERIDMDALQLQAGEVHAAQLVNWIEFQQMNRERLIVPSVYQRMEFYFEKLASFSTYAWDGSFRS, encoded by the coding sequence ATGGAAGTTTGGGAATTATACGATAGTGAGCGCAATCCGCTCGGGAAAAAACACATAAGAGGCAATAAAATGCAGCCGGGCGAATTTCACATTGTCGTCGAAGTCATTACACTCAATGCAGACGGCCGCATTTTCATGACGCAAAGAGATCCAGTAAAACCGCTTCCGATGCTATGGGAAACGACAGGCGGTTCTGTCATTGCGGGAGAAAGCAGCTTGACGGGGGCGCTGCGTGAGTTGGAAGAAGAAACCGGCTTGCTCGCAAGGCCCGAAGAGCTGCGCTTTTTAGGGCAAACGAAAGGCGGGAATTATTTTCTGGATAGCTATGTCTGGAGATGCAAAGAGCGCATCGACATGGACGCTCTGCAGCTGCAGGCCGGTGAAGTGCATGCAGCACAGTTGGTCAACTGGATCGAGTTCCAGCAAATGAATCGGGAGCGGTTGATCGTTCCTTCGGTATATCAGCGCATGGAATTCTATTTTGAGAAGCTGGCTTCTTTTTCGACTTATGCGTGGGACGGGTCGTTCCGGTCATAA
- a CDS encoding HesB/IscA family protein, which translates to MTITDEAKNYIQSILEEQQMENLRLYAVAGCCGPQIGLSLDAPEQTDELIDVNGIRVAVAPDAKQMADELALDFDTQGEQGGLVMIGAPTGC; encoded by the coding sequence ATGACAATCACTGACGAAGCAAAAAACTATATCCAGTCCATTCTAGAAGAGCAACAAATGGAAAACTTGCGCTTGTATGCAGTCGCTGGCTGCTGCGGGCCGCAAATCGGCTTATCGCTCGATGCACCGGAACAAACGGATGAACTGATCGATGTGAACGGCATTCGCGTTGCGGTCGCACCGGATGCAAAACAAATGGCAGATGAACTCGCGTTGGATTTCGACACGCAAGGCGAGCAGGGCGGACTGGTCATGATCGGCGCGCCGACTGGCTGTTAA
- a CDS encoding protein-tyrosine phosphatase family protein codes for MSEAYQELVQGRIFIGGAADAKTAVENEGIDLVFDLRAEAGDSDESYTRVHAPIVDDSKEQQDESIQEAVDGVVTAYEEGKKVFFHCAGGSNRAGTVAIGTLLALGEAKTVEEAEQMAKNIRPIISVKPELKESLQRLFPNA; via the coding sequence ATGAGTGAAGCATACCAAGAATTAGTGCAAGGCCGCATTTTCATCGGCGGCGCAGCAGATGCGAAAACAGCAGTGGAGAATGAAGGCATTGACCTTGTCTTTGATTTGCGCGCAGAAGCGGGGGACAGCGATGAAAGCTATACACGCGTACATGCACCGATTGTCGACGATTCCAAAGAACAACAAGATGAGTCGATACAAGAGGCAGTAGACGGAGTCGTCACTGCATACGAGGAAGGCAAGAAAGTCTTTTTCCATTGCGCAGGCGGCAGTAATCGCGCTGGCACCGTCGCAATCGGTACCTTGCTCGCATTAGGCGAAGCAAAAACTGTAGAAGAAGCCGAACAGATGGCGAAGAACATAAGACCAATCATCAGTGTCAAACCGGAATTAAAAGAATCACTGCAGCGTCTTTTTCCGAATGCTTAA